The genomic DNA gtgtgtgtaggtatatatattcatataagccatacacTATAACCCCCCTCCCCTATGGTCTGAATTTTTTCTGCCTCGGATCAGACACCTAAGGGGGAatccactcaaagataataacttttGTTCGTGCTTGAGAGTCGAACCTGGAATCAAGAAACCAAGGATCCATTGACTTAGCAGCTCTTCATGGGTAAATTATGTAGTCAATGAGACTTCAGTTTCTTTGGCCTGGATTCGATTCCCGAGCTGATCAGAGGCTATTGTCTTAAAGCTGATTCCGCCTTCAGTCTCTAATCACGTAGTAAGGACAATCCAGATATAAAGAGGAGTATAATAAAttccttatatgaatatgaatatgaaaaacttgtctaaatgtgcaaaattataatatacgTATACGTAAATGCATCAATATCTGAACTTTTCAACTTAATCTACCGCAGGGTTTTTACAACGCGAACACTGACCCAGTGGGTCACCCAACTGTAGCTAACTatggcctgatggaccagctggccGCCTTACACTGGGtttcaagagaacatcgtccgcttcgggggtgacccaggtcaggtcacggtcatgggtcacggcacgggagccgcctgcctcaactacctagtcatatcgcccgctgctacaggtcagtcagtaagtaaaccttgttctctgtgacaaaggaAAATTTCAAAGATATTAAGATATTCTTCAGGTGATGTTACATGTGGTTGGAGGGATGGCGTGATGTTAATGGAATTTTTTGTGATATTTCTAATGGATGTATTTTATATTATGATTACTTTTAATGTTGATAGTATTGCTGCTGCAGTTGCTGTAATCTAGCATTTTATATTGCTAGCACtgcaactaataacaataataataataataataataataataataataataatgataataataataataataataagctgaaaaagttttactattgtaattattataataataataataataataataataataataataataataataataataataataataataataataataataaaagtattattattattattattattattatctttattattattatcatcatttctattattattattattattattattagtagtagtagtagtagtagtaataatagtagtagtagtagtagtagtagtagtaatagtagtagtagtagtagtagtagtagtattagtattataattattatgatcacTAAACGTAGCATCTTCACTCTCAAAAAAGATAATCAGGTCAAACAAAATCCTCCATCTATTCCACAAATGTAAATTCCTGAAAGGAAACGTATTTCAAAATCCCGTAATGGAAACGAGAGTTAAATAATACGTATAATATAATGACTATATCGTGGAGCATCTCAAGTTTCCTCAAAGGACTTCCTCATTGGATTTCCACTTCATTTCtagttttggttttggagtttTGAACTTTCAAGGAAAATTGTATGTTTTGGAATAATGTGTCTGTTTAATtcagtttatttgtattttgatttttttctaatattattggaaattgtatatatatatatatatatatatatgtatgtatatatatataaattatatatatatatatatatatatatatatgtatatatatatatatacatatatatatatatatatatatacatctatatatatatatatatatatatacatatgtatatatacatatctatgtatatacaagtatatatatatatatatatatatacgtatgtatgtatatacaagtatatatatatatatatatatacaagtatatatatatatgtgtgtatatatattatatatatatatatatatatatataagtgtgtgtgtgtatctatataaaaaatatatatgtgtgtttgtttgtgtgtgtgtatgtatacatttcttCATACTTGATTTCTTGTGATTCGTAATTAAAAAGTCAGATTCAATAAACTTCAATGTCTATATCCCATTCCATTCAATTTACAGCAAGAAGAAACActaattcaattttctattatcgtctttttatttgttattggatatttcttttccaatattgtttatttctctcttttatagatattctataattggAGTCTTGTTCTTTTACAAAGGCCAAACTACATTTAGTTAGATGTTTCCTATATTCTCTGTTGGTCTACAAAAAGTAaacattattgagagaaaagagggatgaagatgatatagtttatgatatttatgatcACTGAGGCTTACAGAatccttaaatatttgtttaaactcacacacactcacacacacacacacacacacacacacacacacatatatatatatatatatatatatatatatataaaccatgtctCTACCAAAAAAGTACCAAACATATATAAGTTAATAGCCCCTCTAAACACGTAACACCATAGAATCCTTCCTACCATAATATCCTCCGAGCAATCCTTCTCCCCTGGTTATCAGGAGCAGGcctgttcaagcgagcaatcctgatgtcaggatctgcactcagtccctgggcttcagtccaggacccatctggacacgccttcgatgtagccacccagctggactgccctgttcctaacgacctctttcgccactatgaaaatcttctccagtgtctgaggaagaggcctctgcatGACATATTGCAGGTGATTGATTATGTTGTTCTATATGTATTGAGAATGAGTCCTTTGTTCACCAGTTTACATGACCAGACTAGATTTCAATtgctttattagttttatattacaaGTAAAAAAACCATAAGTCCATCGAAAAGAAAAGAAACGATTATTACTCTTTAGACTATAATTTTGTAGCCGTATACTATTTCCAATCATATACTATGCTAGAATAATAGGAACTTTTTTGTACCTAATGAAAACATTAAAcacagaaggaaatatatataataataatttcattaatagttaagtgttttttttttggttaataattaaataattatattgtatttagctcctttttttatgttttcctaaaacgtgaaaaaaaacaagagattaATGATACATATAATTAAACAATACGGCAATttgtttcaaaatataaaaaataatagattattttttctctctatgtACCAGGTAATGAGTTTGAATAATTTAttggtaattaaagtttttttgtaattaaatatttatttcagtggatACGTTGAAAATTTTTATAGTTATGATTATAACTAAATTTCAACCGAAAGTCTATCTAAATAAGTAAAGGTGTGTTTTAGAAAAACGAAATGTCATTAGAAATTTAAGTTTAAATTTAacctaacaatattaaaatacttattttaacataggatgatttctttttattatagtgcTTTTACTTCAATCGCGAAAGACAAATAATAAGTTAACTAAagtatttctgtctaaatattaattatgatttaggaaaaatataacttttataaaaaaaaataacattaacccaatgttcttaaaggttcaactaaagacatccaagttccaagtggctgttggccccagcattgatggtgtcactatcaaaccagACTGGAAAAATCATATGAGAAAAATGGGTAAGTTTTACTTCAAAATTTCCGTAGATGGATTTGATATGTTTGTCAACTCAAAAACAATCGATttattataaaagctatttagggTCTTAATTCATAATGCATGAGATGGAAAATACAGCTGAAACCCGTAAATGTATGgacattacatatataaaactctatacacaggtatatatatatatatatatatatagagagagagagagagagagagagagagagagagagattatatatatatatatatatatatatagatgggccTCCCTttgtgggtggggataccttaacgtgatgatcagcagagctgtactagggcTACCTATAATAGCtacgtttgctgtgagcaatcagacataaatcaaccaccattaccaatccgtagtttacaagcgtggtgatgaaaactccaAGCATGAATAAggatgtggccaatgtcctgcagagttctaAACAGAACTGCTTTtgatgttgtcgttgttgttgttttatatacacagatatatacagttatgaatttaaatccttgcataatgaatacatacgtttaaacaaaataaaattcctaatttctaaactataatataaaagttaactcGCGCCTAAGTACTTATtcgtatatcctaaatatctcgatttgtctataccaagtaatattcttaatctCTCGactataaacagaaaataaaaaattattttcttttcctcttgatttcAAAGGCAAGGAACGTCGAACTCCCGTTGGCCTccttctaggaatgacagctgctAACCccccttgacatcctgagtcagcaagaagtccaggaaggattcgatgttaactatagggaggatctgctgagatccttcgttGTCAATAACTATCGCTATTATCTGcaggtgggcattattattattattattattattattattattattattattattattattattattattattattattattattacctgagctacatacatatataaactatataatctaTTAAATAAAGGTATACCTCACCAAGAGTATTTTCATCTtcccacaggaaataatgttagccatcacagccgagtacactgattggtcgagatccctccatcaaccaatcagcatcagggactcaaccggccaaggccttcacgatgcgaatatcgtctcaccgatggcagatcttgccaagcagctctacacaACTTCCCGttcatcttatctctacgtgttgGAGGAAGAAGTTTCAAAAGTATGTCGATATGGATAGATTGGATTTatacatcaaataaaaaatatagtatattttaAAAATGAGACTCTGACACTCTATTAAAAGTTTTGTAATATCATCAATAGATTAGAGATATGTGTACCCAAATCATGCAAAGTAaatctataaaaatatgaaatgataaatatcaataaaagattCATACTATGAATAAAATAGAGaaggcaatcttagaagtacagggtggttttagaagaggtaggggatgtatgaatcagatttttacagttaggcagatatgtgataaatatttatcaaaaggtacgatggtgcatgttgcgtttatggatttggagaaagcgtgtaatagagttgatagggaagcgatgtggaatgtgatgaggttatgtggaattggtggaaggttgttgaaagccgggaaaagtttctacataggtagtaaagcaagTGTTATAGGATAAGAAatcaagtgagcgattggtttccgatgagagtggggctaagacagggatataTAATGTCGCCAGGGATATTTAACTTGAATGTTAACAtattgatgagagaggtgaatgctcgagtgcttggacgaggattgaaactggtagacgagaataatcataaatgggaagtaaatcagtggttgtttgaggatgatactgtactggttgtagacacggAAGgaaagcttagccgattagtgacagattttggaaaggtgtgtgagaaagGAAGTTGATAattaatgtggttaagagtaaggttatggtatgtaagagaagggaagatggtgcgaggttgaatagcATGTTcagtggagagttacttgaggaggtggatcagtttcagtacttggggtctgttgttgcagcaaatgatgatgtacaagcatatgtacgtcagagagtgaatgaaggatgcaaagtgttggggcagtgaagggagtggtaaagaatagagggttgtgcATGACTGTAAAGAGAaccctatatgagaaagtgattctaccaactgtgatgtatgcattggagttgtggggaatgaaagtgacgaagagacaaaaatttaatgtttggagatgaagtatctaaggagtatgactggtgtatctcgagtagatagggttaggaacaaagtagtaagggtgagagggggtgtaagaaatgagtttggccatgttgagagaatggaaaatggctgtctgctaaaacaggtgatgaatgcaagagttgatggaagaagtacaagaggaaggccaaggtttgggtggatggatggagtgaaaaaagctctggctggtagatgtgatagaggcaagagagcgtgctagaaataagaatgaatagcgagtgattgtgatgcagttccagtaggcactgctctttcctccggtcgccttggttgatcgcggaggtagcagtagtaggggagtcagcgttatgaagcttcatatgtggtggataacgggtgagggtgggctgtggaccctagcagtaccagccgaactcggttgagtcccttgtcaggctgggaggaacatagagagggaaggtccccttttttcattattttgatgtcggttaccccaaaattgggggaactgccttggtatatgtatatatgtatctactttagtaattatcaaaattaaatttaaatctgATCTGCTTATCTTTCTCAAAGTCTGGAAACGAGAGTATTCTCCTGAACGAGCTGGTGTACGTCTTTGGAGGTCCTCTGGGTGCTCTTGGACCCTTgacctcaagttataacttcactaagatggatgtcacactcagcaaatccttcatatcaatgtggagtaatttcatcaaATTAGGGTAAGGAGATGTAGTTGATTTTGATAttgattcatattttatttttaagttcaTTATAGTTCACATAATTCTGATGTATAATGTTATAAATATCTGTAATTTCAAATGAAAAGTAAAACATTTAATGCTTAATATCATATTCATTAACTTGATATGAATAGGTAGAATATCCCACTTCATTGCTTCCTAATGATTATATTAAGTTTATTCAGTTATTGGAATTAAATCAAAACACTGATTTACAGACAGAATGGCTTTTAAAAAGTAACTATAAGTTATTTATCGTCTCTATGCAATAACATTCACACACAAATGGAGCTGGGAGGAGAGTGACTGCATTCCCCACCACTCTATTTATGGGGTGTCTAGATGTGCatagatgtagtacgatagagagtaaaagatgtgagattggaagtatgtttaggaatggaAGAATGGATATATTAACTTTGTGTGAGATAAATatgaaagggaagggtgaagtgatgtttggtgaagtgactggtagagtgtctgataTTAAaatgggaagagcaagagaaggtgtcactttattgctgagtgaatgaatgtCAATTAAAGAAGTGAAATGGAAGGACACATCATCTTGGTTAATGTGAttaagggttaagttgggtagggaatgttgggctcttgttagtgcgtatgggccaggttgtaagaaaagtgaagaagaacagaattagttctggaataaattaactaggtgtgtagaaggaatgggtagaaggaattatgcagttgtcatgggtgacttaaatgccagagtgggcacaggagaggtagaaggtataattgggaagtatggcataccaagtgaaaatgagaactttgagagattggtagatatgtgtgttgaacaagagatggtggtaagttctagatttttcaaaaagaaagataaaacaattatacatgggtaagagtggcaaatggaagagtggtaagaagggctttaatggataatgtgttgataattaaaagaatgtttggaagattgaaagacgtgcacgtgtttaggagtatggctaaccATATgtctgagatgtacgagaagggaaggtggtgcgaggtagattgtcatgttcaatggagagttacttgaggaggtggatcagtttaattattttgggtctgttgttgcagcaaatggtgtagaggaagtagatgtacgtcagggagtgaatgagggatgcaaaatgttggggccaatgaagggagtggtaaaaaaaaaaagagggttgggcatgaatgtaaggagagttctgtatgagaaatggattgtaccaactgtgatgtatgaatggGAGTTGTGGGgacgaaagtgacggagagacagaaattgaatgtgtttgagttgaagtgtgtgaggagtatggctggcatatctcaagtagatagggttaggaacaaagtagtgagggtgagaacgggtgtaagaaatgaattagcagctagagtggatatgaatgtgttgaggtggtttggccatgttgaaagaatggaaagtggctgtctgctaaagagggtgatgaatgcaagagttgatggaagaagtacaagaggaagaccaaggtttgggtggagggatagagtggagaaagctctgggtgataggatgatatatgtgagagaggtGAGAGAAAACGTGCTTgaaataggattgaatggcgagcgattgtgatgcagttcctgtaggccctactgcttcctccgattgccttggatgaccgcagaggtagcagcagtatgggattcagcactatgaagcttcatctagggtggataacgagggagggtgagcCGGGTCCCTTGCAGTgccagcagaactcggttgagaccttgttcaggctgggaggagcataaagaggaaaggtcccctttttttcatttgtttgatttcgaCTACTcctcaaaactgggggaagtgccttggtatatggatatggatatatatatatatatatatatatatatatatatatatatatatatatatatatatatgcacataatacacatgtatataaatatgtatatatatatatatatatgtatatatatatgtgagtgtgtatatatatatatatatatatatatatatatatatatatatatatatatatatatatatatatatatatacactcacatatatatatatatatatatatatatatatatatatatatatatatatatatatatatataaatatatatatatatatatatatatatgtatatatatatacatatatatggatttatatatatatatatatatatatatatatatatatatatatatatatatatataggtatatatatatatatatatatatatatatatatatatatatatatttatatatatatatatatacacataatatacatgtatataaatatgtatatatatatatatatatatatatatatgcatgtgtatatatatataaatatatatatgtatatttatatatatatatatatatatatatatatatatatatatatatatatatatatatatatgtatatacataatatatatgcatatataaataataaatatatatacacatatatgtatatatgcataatatgtatatatacataaataaatatatatatatatatatatatatatatatatatatatatatatataaatatatatatatatatatatatatatatatatatatatatatatatatatatatataaatataatatatatatatatatatatatatatatatgtatatatatatatatatatatatatatatacataatatgtatatatatatatatatatatatatatacatacatatatatatatatatatatatatatatatatatatatatatatatatatatatatatatatatatatatacatatatatatatatatatatatatatatatatatatatatatatatatatatatatatatacatataaatatatatatatatatataatatatatatatatatatatatatatatatatatatatatatatatatatataatactgtacagtttatatctttgatatcataaatcaatcaaatttacatatggtatcaattcaaaactctatgttcattccacagacatccaaaagacacagtctccacAGCTAAGATGTCAGAGAGAGCAAAcgacataacttctgaagagcagatatggcccaaatatgatccagtctatcagagatactttcaaataggtgaggttcATATTTTTGTGGGGCTGTTTTCAATCACagatataatgatacaatgattttcaatattttctatatatataaccttaggtcagcaaagtacatttattcatatttttagagtaattttatttcttcatgataacttaCATATTAATGAATAATCCCTTTCTTCTCTATATTTGAAATCTTATACTCTAGATTTTaacattcccctctctctctctctctctctctctctctctctctctctctctctctctctctctctctctctctctctctgtctctctctctctatatatatatatatatatatatatatatatatatatatatatatatatatatatatatatgtatatatatatatatatatatatatatatatatatatatatatatatatatatatatacatatatatatatatatatatatatatatatatatatatatatatatatatatatatatatataattataaataatatattatatgtatttaactaaactataaaacttcacGATTCTTCTAAGTACTTCAATCAAAACTATAGAACCTTGATAAATACTAATATTTGACTGGTTAGGATTTTAATAAACTAGATGATAGTACATCTAAGATTACATGATATGATCTAATCATCAATATAGGTTTTATATTTAGCCTTTCCAGAAACTTTCCTTAGGTAAATTTAAGTGTTTTGCTTTtatttgtaatagcttatgaagctgtAACAAGCAACTCGTATTCggtgataaattgataaaaatatttattcataacgaCAAGGAGTCAAagccatatatcttatatttaaggaatataCCTTCTATAGATATCGTATCCTCCTTTTTACATAATTACCTTTACTTaattatatatgtctatttattccaggaacacagaactttgtacgtgaccactaccgtgctgcaaaagtagccttgtggtcatggctactacctggtctggaacgagtgggttctcggtatggcccagataaaaactttcacagattaccaactgatctccagtctgGTTTATACCCGGAATCAACAGGTGAGTATAACTTTACTGAAGGCTTTATATCTAGCCCAATCACTCCAACCTTCACTGGCCCAACAAATACTCCAcataacttgacaattgtagctaaggctaacaaaaaccaagccagtgaatcagctaatttgtatatgctgagtcaaatggggaaggattttccctacacgactgcactgagcgtgacagtggccattgcctgctctTTGTTAGTCCTAAATATCCTGGTCCTTACTAccgtttattatcgacataaggcTAACCACCGGAGCTTCACCAAAGGCTCACAGGACGTGAATAACGAGAGAGGGAATGACGTCCAGTTGCACTCCTCTGGTGAcaattgtaagacaatatatggcccagggcattatggaaccctgaggccttctatcacaatgtgtagcaacctggccacagcctttgaagaggagtcccagcacgactggccgccagactacataagcagcgtacAGACCATAGACGATATAactggcgtaacatccaataggatctctccagatacgcaaggcaccATTACGAATACACAAATGATACgcgaaccaaaagaaaatatattaacagttaCAACGCTCAAGCAGCCTGTAGCCTCCTACAAATCTCCGAATGATAGTCAACTTTTCTCTACATATTCATCAATCGATGGTCAACTCGTCCCTACGTATTCAACAAAAgagaatcaactcgtccaaaattattcaccTAGCATAGGCCAACAAGTTATAAGTTATTCTTCGAAGGATGGACAACTAATTCCATATCATTTGTCGAGCGGTGCTTCTA from Palaemon carinicauda isolate YSFRI2023 chromosome 34, ASM3689809v2, whole genome shotgun sequence includes the following:
- the LOC137626879 gene encoding LOW QUALITY PROTEIN: fatty acyl-CoA hydrolase precursor, medium chain-like (The sequence of the model RefSeq protein was modified relative to this genomic sequence to represent the inferred CDS: deleted 2 bases in 2 codons), translating into MKLGNVAPGKQTNVFSLTVLINFSILSDLTSCEGPPKTPAISTKYGQLRGFYRQVTDEKLQVATYLGIPYATPPIGANRFSPTRALSQWVGVHEATHFGPSCPQRFPDLSNETEALTRMTKDRYDRLRKYQPALKRQSEDCLYLNIYVPHQGQTIMAYPVVVFIHGESFEWGSSSLYDGSVLAALGKVIVVTLNYRLGILGMEGSSGFYNANTDPVGHPTVANYGLMDQLAALHWVQENIVRFGGDPGQVTVMGHGTGAACLNYLVISPAATGAGLFKRAILMSGSALSPWASVQDPSGHAFDVATQLDCPVPNDLFRHYENLLQCLRKRPLHDILQVQLKTSKFQVAVGPSIDGVTIKPDWKNHMRKMGKERRTPVGLLLGMTAANPLDILSQQEVQEGFDVNYREDLLRSFVVNNYRYYLQEIMLAITAEYTDWSRSLHQPISIRDSTGQGLHDANIVSPMADLAKQLYTTSRSSYLYVLEEEVSKPFQKLSLGTQNFVRDHYRAAKVALWSWLLPGLERVGSRYGPDKNFHRLPTDLQSGLYPESTGEYNFTEGFISSPITPTFTGPTNTPHNLTIVAKANKNQASESANLYMLSQMGKDFPYTTALSVTVAIACSLLVLNILVLTTVYYRHKANHRSFTKGSQDVNNERGNDVQLHSSGDNCKTIYGPGHYGTLRPSITMCSNLATAFEEESQHDWPPDYISSVQTIDDITGVTSNRISPDTQGTITNTQMIREPKENILTVTTLKQPVASYKSPNDSQLFSTYSSIDGQLVPTYSTKENQLVQNYSPSIGQQVISYSSKDGQLIPYHLSSGASTMHNRE